The Syngnathus scovelli strain Florida chromosome 17, RoL_Ssco_1.2, whole genome shotgun sequence sequence ACATGTACCCCCCAAGGAGACGAGCAGGGGCCCACGCGCGACGACTCCCAGACGCGGGATACGGGACGAGATACTTTCAAAACGGTACCTTGGCAATGTTGCATCTCAGATTGAAACCTGTTCCTAATCATTAGACCCAAGATAAATACTCCTTATAGCAAATTGCTGCTTCTTGTGGAGTACTTTGTACAGTGCCAACTTTGAAGTGTGTTCTCCTAGGGCTTCCAGACCTGGTGCCAGACCCGTACGCCATCCAAGCAGGCGCTTACATCCAACGCATGCAGATGTTTGCGTTACGTTGCGCAGCAGAGGAGGACTGCCTGGCCAGGTagaaacacacacgcgcacaaagtCAGTGAATGAAGTATCTTAAGCTTGAATTCAAATTTGTTTGAAGCATAACTCCAAATGTTCCGCTCAGGTCAGCCTTCGGACCCTCGGTTCGAGACATCGACTTCCGGGTGCTCCTACGCTTCCCGCAGAAGGTGAAGAACCAGGGCACCGCCGACTTCCTCCCTGTCAAGCCCAGGCACCAGTGGGACTGGCACAGCTGTCACCAGTAAGACACTCCCTTGACTTTGGGAACCATACTCCCGATAAAACTGAATTATTTTCAACAGACACTACCATAGCATGGAGGCCTTCAGCAGTTACGACCTCCTGGACGCCGCCACAGGCCTAAAAGTGGCCGAGGGTCACAAGGCCAGTTTTTGCCTGGAGGACACGGGCTGCGACTCGGGGGTCCGACGGCGCTACGCCTGCACAGCTCACACACAGGTGAGGTGAACTCGCTCGACTGCCCATTTGGGCTACTCCTGTTATCAGCTGAACTCCAAATTTGGGGACATTTCCAAACTTCAGAAGATTTTCAACAAATTTCACGAGATCTTGAAATCTTGCAACACAACTTAAGAAACATCGCGAGGACATTAATACATCTTGTAGTCTGCTGATTTGTGAATGAACGTCTTGTTTACAGGGCCTGAGCCCGGGCTGTCACGACCTCTACGCCGCCAACATTGACTGCCAGTGGATCGACATCACTGACGTCACGCCAGGAAACTACGTCTTGAaggtaatttttatttatttattttgttaaaagTACAATTAATTTCGCTTTAACAACGCTCTCAGGTCACCGTCAACCCCAACTTCCATGTACTGGAGTCGGACTTCACCAACAACATTGTGAGATGCGACATCGCTTACACGGGGGTTTACGTTCAGACACGCAACTGTCAAGTAACAAGGTGCTGGAAGGATATTTACTTATGTCCAATGTGAATGTGAATGCATGTTActcatatttgatttttttttttttttcagggggtgAAGATTCCTTGAATTTTAACagaaactcttcacatttggatgattgtattttattttttgggtcaGTCCAGCTTGAGAGGTTGCATTTGATACAATTTTATTGTATATAACATGTCATGGTcctagatgatttttttttttttttactttattttttgaaTGGTATTTTCTGTGATGTcgtgttatttttttctgtcaaagcaTAAtgatatttataataataatttttgtgTTTATGCAATGTCAATGGAAGTAAATAGTGCAAGGGACTCAGGGTTACATCAATTTCTTGATTAGTCCATGAGTTGACTTATCCGCAAAGATGGTTAGCGCTTGAAGATGGATTAATCGCCACTCACATATTTCTGTATTAACAAAATTTATTATTCTGGAAATTTACTACCATTTTGTCCAAATGTATGGATTCTtattcagaaaaataaaaaaacttgttCTTGAAAAAACAACTGAAAGTACAACTAgctacaacttttttttgttaaaaaaaattcaatttattaatttttttagggTGGCCCTAATACTCCTTCAAACATGTGTGAGAAATGTGTATTTGGGACATAAATTGAGCACTGTTAGAACTTACAGACCCCTAAGCTGTTTGTAGAGTTGAGAATTTTTAATAGAATTTGTTGCCAATAATAAAAACTAAGAGCTAAAGTGTTGGAGGAGCGTTCAGAGAGGTTGTGCAATATTCCTTAAATTTGTGTTTAACTGTTAATGCTTGAACATGTTTGTTAATATTATTGTATGGCAGATTTGATACAATAAAAACTGCAATAAGGATTGAGGTGTTTTTGTCTGCTGCACTGCCTATAAATGCCTTTTGCCCCCAAAATATTAGACCAGGAAATctataaaaaaagttttttgtttttttttctgaaataatTTGGTTGCAACGGCAGCCTAAACAGGATGTTGTGGCGACCTGTTGACGTTAGCCAAATGTCGCGATATTTTGgctagcccgatcgccgctcgatTTAAAACAATGGCAACGGAACTGCAAAAGTAACGTTTTATTGCCAAAATCTTATGTCCAATAATGCACGGACAACACTGCGTGCTGAAAATGACGCCAACAAGACACTTCGGCATTATGTCGTCACCTTCATAAACATTACGTCATGTTGAAGTGTCACTAATGatgagttttatttatttatttaaaaatgtgtttctttgaAAGTTTTGCAAACTTCACACGTTCCATACTGATTCAGCACCGCTTgaattttgcaaaataaaaaaaataagttgcACTTGTGCATTGTTAGAATATCAACATTTTCATATTTCTTTTGTCAATGTTACATATGAAATGATGACTAAAATGTACATTTAGAGCCAGTACTGCATCTGACagggccaccaccacccaaaaatgtGTGTGACAGCATCTTTGAACTGAGATATTGACAATCAATTGGTACGACTTGAGGAAGTGAAGTGTTTAAGGACTTTCCAGGTATTTTTGCTTTGGTCTATGTGCACGGCGGCTTCAGATTGAGAGACACTTGGCAGGCAGACAGAGGCGGCATGTTTGCTGACAGGCTTCTGTGAAAGCCGCATGAAT is a genomic window containing:
- the LOC125984542 gene encoding protein-lysine 6-oxidase-like, whose amino-acid sequence is MAIASLFFFFYLSHGLFQVISGQEQHPEPAHAGPWRHRIQWENNGQIHSIMSTGSEFEAPARVYVSSRDRAMGAGSRVRTPGNPRAHQVRSGQRPGAVVDPRVDFNRDPLRWADGRLNVPRAREEEPIRALHDAQYAFRYPEGDPGPPAPYHPLEASNEAEGMFNDDSLQSLGNSVLYNMYPPRRRAGAHARRLPDAGYGTRYFQNGLPDLVPDPYAIQAGAYIQRMQMFALRCAAEEDCLARSAFGPSVRDIDFRVLLRFPQKVKNQGTADFLPVKPRHQWDWHSCHQHYHSMEAFSSYDLLDAATGLKVAEGHKASFCLEDTGCDSGVRRRYACTAHTQGLSPGCHDLYAANIDCQWIDITDVTPGNYVLKVTVNPNFHVLESDFTNNIVRCDIAYTGVYVQTRNCQVTRG